Proteins from a genomic interval of Candidatus Babela massiliensis:
- a CDS encoding TrmH family RNA methyltransferase, with the protein MKYITSLINTEIKSIVKLHNAKERRETNKCIFQGIRTIETALESGLKLDKIYITQDNLKNTINLFNKFNLSEKLIRIVSDHIINKISTLKTNPGLVAIFYNKKFDINKLNEGLVLAQIMDPGNMGTLIRTAASCNIKSIAIVEGTDPWSTKVIQASAGTIALVNIFELSWSELLEIKEKNKLKLYALVPQNGYSIDSIKKDNALLVVGNEGNGLPNQWIEDCDRPITLKMPGNTESLNAAVAGSIALYLTFCKNI; encoded by the coding sequence ATGAAATATATAACTTCGCTTATAAATACTGAAATAAAATCAATTGTTAAACTTCATAATGCTAAAGAACGAAGAGAAACAAATAAGTGCATATTCCAGGGTATTAGAACTATAGAGACAGCTTTAGAGTCTGGGTTAAAATTAGACAAAATTTACATAACTCAAGATAATCTAAAAAATACAATAAATTTATTTAATAAATTTAATTTAAGTGAAAAGCTAATAAGAATAGTTTCAGATCATATAATTAACAAAATAAGCACATTAAAAACCAATCCTGGGTTGGTTGCTATATTTTACAATAAAAAGTTCGATATTAATAAATTAAATGAAGGTCTAGTCCTTGCTCAAATAATGGACCCAGGCAATATGGGCACACTGATAAGAACAGCAGCTTCATGTAATATCAAATCCATAGCAATAGTGGAGGGAACAGACCCTTGGTCTACAAAAGTCATTCAAGCAAGTGCTGGGACAATCGCTTTAGTTAATATATTTGAGTTAAGCTGGTCAGAGCTATTAGAAATTAAAGAAAAAAATAAACTAAAATTATATGCTCTAGTTCCTCAAAATGGTTATTCTATTGATAGTATAAAAAAAGATAATGCTTTATTAGTAGTAGGAAATGAAGGAAATGGATTGCCAAATCAATGGATAGAAGATTGTGATAGACCTATCACTTTAAAAATGCCAGGCAACACTGAAAGTCTTAATGCTGCTGTTGCAGGTTCTATTGCCTTATATTTAACTTTCTGTAAAAACATATAA
- a CDS encoding APC family permease, translating to MTNKKKLSLFSVILININIMLGSGIFVNTVLLSKLTGSLSPLSYIIVGILLLPLILAIVKLWGSIDSGATFYHLGLPISPFFGFLSSWSYFIGKISTLVLGIHVCFSLLQQIIPELQSIPILLLDAITIFIFTIFNLLNLRTGSTIQYGFIIFKLVPIIFTIFSGFYLFSKANFNSELLIPSGIPASITLVFFAFAGFEASCSLSQSIENPKKNGPKAILISYIIVVIIATLFQFMLCGNLGKELYSLTNGYLEVFPTLIAKLSNFFQNNKIKHISIVLLNLGIAASSLGAAYGVMFSNSWNLYNLAQSNHLFMSKIFTLLNKHHIPYVCIITEGLIAIIYLLITQAQQIPLQQVGALGATISYTISTLSLLILSIDKRQKTNIKIAIFSLISCLILLSAFIFNLSVYGISNLLILFIFLQIIGCYMFYKKHKLGNLEIYQDL from the coding sequence ATGACAAATAAAAAAAAGCTATCTTTATTCTCCGTTATTCTAATAAACATAAACATTATGTTAGGATCAGGAATCTTTGTTAATACAGTACTATTATCAAAGCTAACGGGTTCTTTAAGTCCATTATCTTATATTATAGTAGGCATATTATTGCTACCGCTTATATTAGCAATAGTTAAATTATGGGGCTCTATAGATTCAGGAGCTACTTTTTATCATTTGGGGTTACCAATAAGTCCTTTTTTTGGATTTTTAAGTAGTTGGAGTTATTTCATTGGAAAAATAAGTACATTGGTATTAGGAATTCATGTCTGTTTTTCGCTTTTACAGCAAATTATTCCTGAACTTCAATCGATACCAATACTATTGCTTGATGCAATTACCATATTCATATTTACAATATTTAATCTCCTAAATTTAAGAACAGGTAGCACAATTCAATATGGCTTTATCATTTTTAAATTAGTACCAATAATTTTTACCATATTTTCTGGATTTTATTTATTTTCTAAAGCTAATTTTAACTCTGAATTACTAATACCTTCAGGAATACCTGCAAGTATAACATTAGTATTTTTTGCCTTTGCTGGATTTGAAGCAAGTTGTTCTCTTAGCCAATCTATTGAAAATCCAAAAAAGAATGGTCCTAAAGCTATATTAATTTCTTATATAATAGTAGTAATAATTGCTACATTATTTCAATTTATGTTATGTGGGAATTTAGGAAAAGAACTTTATAGTCTCACTAATGGATATTTAGAAGTTTTTCCAACACTAATAGCGAAACTTTCTAATTTTTTTCAAAATAATAAAATTAAACATATATCAATAGTACTTCTCAATTTAGGAATAGCAGCATCATCCTTAGGAGCTGCTTATGGGGTAATGTTCAGCAATAGCTGGAATCTTTATAATTTAGCACAAAGCAACCATCTATTTATGAGTAAAATTTTCACCTTACTTAATAAACATCATATTCCTTATGTTTGTATAATTACTGAAGGTTTAATCGCAATAATTTACTTATTAATAACACAAGCTCAACAGATTCCTCTACAACAAGTAGGTGCTCTAGGAGCAACCATTTCTTATACAATTAGTACTCTATCACTATTAATATTAAGCATAGATAAGAGGCAGAAAACTAACATTAAAATAGCTATATTTTCACTTATAAGCTGTTTAATACTATTAAGCGCATTCATATTTAATTTATCAGTTTATGGAATATCCAATTTGCTTATCTTATTCATATTTCTACAAATCATTGGATGTTATATGTTTTACAAAAAACATAAACTAGGTAATTTAGAAATTTATCAAGATTTATAA
- the mnmG gene encoding tRNA uridine-5-carboxymethylaminomethyl(34) synthesis enzyme MnmG — MNTNKIDNNLISENIFDVIVVGGGHAGIEAAYASSRMGSKTLMITLSIDKIGHMPCNPAIGGIGKSHIVFEISALGGLMPKLCTKSYLQARMLNTRKGPAVQGLRLQIDKERYKILSQEELLKTPNLTIISDMVEELILDNNKVIGIKTRSNKTYKSGAVILTTGTFLRGLIHMGHNNYSAGRQGEEAVQTLSQSIKELGLKMVRLKTGTPPRLLRSSLDLSQLEYQGSDNLDSLFEFTSHQVEHKIGCYITHTNENTHKIIKEHAHLSPIYTGHIKGTPPRYCPSIEDKIARFADKNSHHVFVEPESASNDEIYPNGLSTSLPIEIQEKYIRSIKGFENAIIVRPGYAIEYDAVLPNQLYHTLEVKTVENLFLAGQINGTTGYEEAAGQGIIAGINAHLKINKKEPFILNRNESYIGIMIDDLVTLGIDEPYRMFTSRAERRLLLRQDNVFDRLGDKAYNLGLISNELYQDIQKERALIKDILESLRSNKNHLEIMRLFSQGEVEKVHDKIKEIKPDINYRTLQTISAELLYGPYIKREQKEVEKSQYYQNLEIPDNMSYKNIPGLCRELEQKLTKIKPKNIAQANLIQGMTPAAISLLIFKVREKTK, encoded by the coding sequence ATGAACACAAATAAAATCGATAATAATCTAATCTCTGAAAATATATTTGACGTAATTGTAGTTGGAGGAGGACATGCAGGAATAGAAGCTGCTTATGCATCTAGTCGTATGGGATCAAAGACTCTAATGATTACCTTAAGTATAGATAAAATTGGACATATGCCTTGCAATCCTGCAATAGGTGGTATAGGCAAAAGTCATATAGTATTTGAAATAAGTGCATTAGGAGGCTTAATGCCAAAATTATGTACTAAATCTTACTTACAAGCAAGAATGCTAAATACTCGTAAAGGACCTGCAGTTCAAGGCTTAAGACTTCAAATAGATAAAGAAAGATATAAAATTTTGAGTCAAGAAGAGCTATTAAAAACACCAAATTTAACTATCATAAGTGATATGGTGGAAGAGCTGATACTTGATAACAATAAAGTAATAGGTATAAAAACTCGCTCAAATAAGACTTATAAATCAGGTGCGGTAATATTAACAACCGGGACTTTCTTAAGAGGCTTAATTCACATGGGTCATAATAATTATAGTGCAGGACGTCAAGGTGAAGAAGCTGTTCAAACTCTTTCACAATCTATTAAAGAACTTGGGCTTAAAATGGTGAGACTTAAAACGGGTACTCCTCCTAGGTTACTGCGCTCAAGTTTAGATCTTTCTCAACTTGAATATCAAGGATCTGACAATTTAGACTCGCTTTTTGAATTTACTTCACATCAAGTTGAACATAAAATAGGTTGCTATATTACTCATACCAACGAAAACACTCATAAGATAATAAAAGAGCATGCTCATTTATCGCCAATTTATACAGGACATATAAAAGGGACTCCTCCTCGATATTGTCCATCTATTGAAGATAAAATAGCCAGATTTGCAGATAAGAATTCTCATCATGTTTTTGTTGAACCTGAAAGCGCTTCTAACGATGAAATATATCCAAATGGCCTTTCAACATCTTTACCAATCGAAATACAAGAAAAATATATAAGATCTATAAAAGGATTTGAAAATGCTATTATAGTACGACCTGGATACGCAATAGAATACGATGCAGTACTTCCTAATCAACTTTATCATACGCTTGAAGTAAAAACGGTAGAAAATTTATTTTTAGCAGGACAAATTAATGGTACTACTGGTTATGAAGAAGCAGCTGGTCAAGGCATAATCGCTGGTATTAATGCTCATCTTAAGATAAATAAAAAAGAACCTTTTATATTAAATAGAAATGAAAGCTATATAGGAATCATGATTGATGATCTAGTAACTCTAGGCATAGATGAGCCATACAGAATGTTTACTTCAAGAGCAGAACGTAGATTATTATTAAGACAAGATAACGTGTTTGATAGATTAGGAGATAAAGCATATAATCTAGGTCTTATAAGCAATGAGCTCTATCAAGATATTCAAAAAGAAAGAGCTTTAATTAAAGATATTTTGGAATCATTAAGATCTAATAAAAATCATCTTGAAATTATGCGTTTATTCAGTCAAGGTGAAGTAGAAAAAGTACATGACAAAATAAAAGAGATAAAGCCTGATATAAATTACAGGACATTACAAACTATTTCAGCTGAATTACTATATGGTCCTTATATTAAAAGAGAACAAAAAGAAGTTGAAAAATCTCAATATTATCAAAATTTAGAAATACCTGATAATATGAGTTATAAAAATATTCCAGGTCTATGTAGAGAACTTGAACAAAAGCTAACTAAAATTAAACCAAAAAATATAGCTCAAGCTAATTTAATTCAGGGAATGACACCTGCTGCTATATCGTTACTAATATTTAAGGTAAGAGAAAAAACTAAATAA
- a CDS encoding alpha/beta hydrolase produces MKNKIILLLSVFINVNISAKTVFIFSHGLEGNRNQIKRYTMPNKLNWQILGNNNISFDFGDVDSDGKFNENNANLAQDKDVETLDNIYKECLKDEAVNKIVLVGVSRGASTIINYASRHPEKLAAVVLESPFDSIEKIIEYQLNRKYVGWIPGIKHLFHKIIERKYPNYDKNGIRPIDIVKSLPKNLPILFVHSKKDRLIPIKSSIRLYKQLKSTGHNNVYLLKLNDGEHASYQWGTDANNYQTVVHAFYKKHDIEHIEELAQLGERLLEASK; encoded by the coding sequence ATGAAGAATAAAATAATACTTTTATTATCTGTTTTCATTAATGTAAATATAAGCGCAAAGACTGTTTTTATATTTAGTCATGGATTAGAAGGAAACCGAAATCAAATTAAGCGGTATACTATGCCAAATAAACTTAATTGGCAAATTTTAGGTAACAATAATATAAGTTTTGATTTCGGCGATGTAGATTCTGATGGAAAATTCAATGAAAATAATGCTAATCTTGCTCAAGATAAAGATGTTGAGACTTTAGATAACATCTATAAAGAATGCTTAAAAGATGAAGCTGTAAACAAAATAGTATTAGTTGGAGTATCACGTGGAGCTTCAACGATTATAAATTATGCATCAAGACATCCAGAGAAATTAGCAGCTGTTGTTCTTGAATCCCCTTTCGATTCAATAGAAAAAATTATCGAATATCAACTAAATCGAAAGTATGTAGGTTGGATACCCGGTATAAAACATTTATTTCATAAAATTATAGAAAGAAAATATCCTAATTACGATAAAAATGGTATTAGGCCAATCGATATAGTAAAAAGTTTACCTAAAAATTTGCCAATATTATTTGTGCATTCCAAAAAGGACAGATTAATTCCAATTAAAAGCAGTATTAGATTATATAAACAGTTAAAGTCAACAGGTCATAACAACGTATATTTATTAAAGCTAAATGATGGTGAACATGCTTCTTATCAATGGGGTACTGATGCTAATAATTACCAAACAGTAGTACATGCTTTTTATAAAAAGCATGATATAGAACATATAGAAGAATTAGCACAATTAGGAGAAAGGCTACTAGAAGCTAGTAAGTAA
- a CDS encoding prolipoprotein diacylglyceryl transferase, with translation MYPVIFNIYGPIKLNSFSVAISISIIVFLWLIRRDKSVTNLISKEDIINLTSETAIIAIIGGRALHVINNFKHYNNIIEIISIWNGGLAVLGSIIAGLIYLAVTLKKKNIKILYALDIISVYIPIVHSISRIGCFLAGCCYGQVCNPSQLWAVTYRDPESIAPLELALHPTQIYSSLTFLFIFIFMQFLYSRYKLKQGTLLTIYLMLSSLERISIDFLRGDRDIIIKNIIYSQDISKAQLLAIFILIVAFLSFIIIRLTKNKIEHHEPI, from the coding sequence ATGTATCCAGTAATTTTTAATATATACGGTCCTATAAAACTCAATAGTTTTAGCGTTGCTATAAGTATTAGCATAATTGTTTTTCTTTGGTTAATAAGAAGAGATAAAAGCGTTACAAACCTTATAAGCAAAGAAGATATTATAAATTTAACATCAGAAACAGCTATCATTGCTATAATAGGGGGACGAGCTTTACACGTAATTAACAATTTTAAACATTACAATAACATTATTGAAATAATAAGTATTTGGAACGGTGGGCTTGCTGTTTTAGGATCCATTATAGCAGGTTTAATATACTTAGCTGTTACTTTAAAGAAAAAAAATATTAAAATACTTTATGCACTTGATATCATATCCGTCTATATACCTATTGTTCATTCTATATCAAGAATAGGTTGTTTTTTAGCAGGGTGTTGTTATGGCCAAGTGTGCAATCCAAGCCAATTATGGGCAGTTACTTATAGAGATCCTGAATCTATTGCTCCTCTTGAACTAGCTTTGCATCCTACTCAAATTTATAGCTCCTTAACATTTTTATTTATATTTATATTTATGCAATTTTTATATTCTCGCTATAAGTTAAAACAAGGAACTCTTCTAACAATATACTTAATGCTTTCTTCACTTGAAAGAATCTCAATAGACTTTTTAAGAGGAGACAGAGATATAATAATAAAAAATATTATATACTCTCAGGATATTTCAAAGGCTCAACTGCTTGCTATATTTATCTTAATAGTTGCTTTTTTAAGTTTTATTATAATTAGATTAACAAAAAATAAGATTGAGCATCATGAACCTATTTAA
- the dnaG gene encoding DNA primase yields MNLFNIIKQKCSILSIISEYVTLKKTGSYYKGRCPFHSEKTGSFTVSPEKEIFYCFGCQSGGDVISFIAKIENCSQLEAAKIISQKYNIDLPDNQESDFNNLDKFNKKKEYIKTNEIFLKWAQKNLLKSKLAQDYLNKRAINKNSIDLFEIGFVPSGTKNITELISFAKKNNILTSDLIDSKILIEGKHGIYSPFEDRIIFGIKDHLGNLLGFGGRIIKEEDNRAKYYNSHDNQFFNKGSLLFGLDLAKKKIQEKNAVFLVEGYIDTIMMTQNDFLNTVATLGTACTKEHLTQLSRYTQRLYLLYDQDTAGQKAITRLIESCWQANIDLYVISLPKGEDPASYLEKNNDLKSLILNTKDIFTFYLEYIGSDFHKQSLNQKIISTKKLIDIIFSIDDLLKQDLLLKQASQAFSIPFETLKYELTTKKEDHNNYKVIHEEKQSIKNINIHDTSKITQLEKKIFSAIIDYKEAHKSLNIEDTEFLKDWFSLPIKEIFSKMCNNEDLSQEDKTFISKIVIEADNNNSLEELMTEFYKKQWKDLVYNIKLKINQAEKTGNSNLTKTLLAELDLLKKKILKRGIHGQR; encoded by the coding sequence ATGAACCTATTTAACATAATCAAACAAAAATGTTCGATCTTAAGCATAATAAGCGAATATGTAACCTTAAAAAAAACAGGATCTTATTATAAAGGGCGTTGTCCTTTTCATAGTGAAAAAACCGGTTCTTTTACGGTAAGCCCTGAAAAAGAAATATTCTATTGTTTCGGATGCCAAAGTGGAGGCGATGTCATCTCTTTTATAGCAAAAATTGAAAATTGCTCACAATTAGAAGCAGCAAAGATAATTAGTCAAAAATATAATATAGATTTACCAGATAATCAAGAAAGCGACTTTAATAATTTAGATAAATTTAATAAGAAAAAAGAATATATTAAGACTAACGAAATTTTTCTAAAATGGGCACAAAAAAATTTATTAAAAAGTAAATTAGCACAGGATTACCTAAACAAAAGAGCCATTAATAAAAACAGTATAGATCTCTTTGAAATAGGGTTCGTTCCATCAGGCACTAAAAATATTACCGAATTAATATCTTTTGCAAAAAAAAATAATATACTTACAAGTGATTTAATTGATTCCAAAATATTGATAGAAGGAAAGCACGGCATTTATTCGCCTTTTGAAGATAGAATAATATTTGGTATAAAAGATCATTTAGGTAATTTATTAGGCTTTGGAGGACGCATCATTAAAGAGGAAGATAATAGAGCCAAATATTATAACTCTCATGATAATCAATTTTTCAATAAAGGATCCTTACTTTTTGGCTTAGATCTTGCAAAGAAAAAAATACAAGAAAAAAATGCCGTATTTTTAGTAGAAGGTTATATAGATACTATCATGATGACTCAAAATGATTTTTTAAATACAGTAGCCACTTTAGGAACTGCTTGTACAAAAGAACATTTAACCCAACTTTCCAGATACACTCAAAGACTTTATCTTCTTTATGATCAAGATACAGCAGGTCAAAAAGCTATAACAAGACTAATAGAATCTTGCTGGCAAGCAAATATAGATCTTTATGTCATTAGTTTGCCAAAAGGCGAAGATCCTGCTTCTTATCTTGAAAAAAATAATGATCTTAAATCTTTAATACTAAACACGAAAGATATATTTACATTCTATCTAGAATATATCGGATCTGATTTTCATAAACAAAGTCTAAATCAAAAGATTATATCTACTAAAAAATTAATAGATATAATATTCTCTATAGATGATTTACTTAAGCAAGATTTATTATTAAAACAAGCATCTCAAGCCTTTAGCATACCTTTTGAGACATTAAAATATGAATTAACTACTAAAAAGGAAGATCATAATAATTATAAAGTCATACATGAAGAGAAGCAATCAATAAAAAATATTAATATTCATGATACATCTAAAATAACACAATTAGAAAAAAAAATATTTTCTGCTATAATAGATTATAAAGAAGCTCATAAATCTTTGAACATAGAAGATACAGAATTTTTGAAAGATTGGTTTTCTTTACCTATTAAAGAAATATTCTCAAAAATGTGCAACAATGAAGATCTTAGCCAAGAGGATAAAACTTTTATAAGTAAAATAGTTATAGAAGCAGATAACAATAATTCGCTTGAAGAACTAATGACAGAATTTTACAAAAAGCAATGGAAAGATTTAGTTTATAACATCAAGCTAAAAATAAATCAAGCAGAAAAAACCGGTAACAGTAATTTAACAAAAACTCTCTTAGCCGAATTAGATTTACTAAAGAAAAAAATATTAAAAAGGGGTATACATGGTCAAAGGTAA
- the rpoD gene encoding RNA polymerase sigma factor RpoD: MVKGKINKVKSTKKQDKKIADLDGSNTEVVDILLEKGRQSGIITYEELLEFCDRNNLSESETNDIIKILEKENVELIMEEELENETEIGYEKEDNIAKAHIKSHIESSLDYTDEDELESEDEDEDERDLVREASESAHVSDGVKAYLRDIGKIPLLNKKTESIISLKIAEGKKESIEALSKFPFIHKEVVLLGEKLEKNSISLKEIIQFSEYDEENLPKYSEERDVLIVTINELKNLIKNEEKIYQSYRGKLDSEDKKQEMLNKVKQNKEEISKKIQEIRLSNKLIRKLARRIERSINKINDKLTFIKQNEMLFKQMSKKSILTESEQLEVQDLDRQIRANYKTARKLEQELGLPQADIFKYYNQLRRGQAKDKRAKDDLARANLRLVVNIAKKYVNRGLHFLDLIQEGNIGLMKAVEKFEFERGYKFSTYATWWIRQAITRAIADQSRTIRVPVHMVETLNKINKIKRVFIQEHGREPSYAELSKELNIDEKKIKNIIKISKEPISLETPVGDSEDAYIKDFIESENDFSPADTVANTDLKERVREVLKTLTPREEKVLKMRFGIDVASEHTLEEVGKDFSVTRERIRQIEVKALRKLRHPSRSKKLQTFFEKEILLPEEPDDENIDDE, from the coding sequence ATGGTCAAAGGTAAGATCAACAAAGTTAAAAGTACTAAAAAACAAGATAAAAAAATAGCTGATTTGGATGGTTCTAATACTGAGGTAGTAGATATATTACTAGAAAAAGGACGTCAATCAGGTATTATCACGTATGAAGAACTTTTAGAGTTCTGTGATAGAAATAATCTTTCTGAATCAGAGACCAATGATATTATCAAGATTCTTGAAAAAGAAAATGTAGAACTTATAATGGAAGAAGAACTTGAAAATGAAACTGAAATTGGATATGAAAAAGAAGATAATATTGCAAAAGCACATATAAAATCTCATATTGAAAGCTCATTAGATTACACCGATGAGGATGAATTAGAAAGTGAAGATGAAGATGAGGATGAAAGAGATTTAGTAAGAGAAGCAAGTGAATCAGCGCACGTTTCAGATGGTGTAAAAGCTTATTTAAGAGATATAGGTAAAATACCTCTATTAAATAAAAAAACTGAAAGCATAATTTCACTGAAAATAGCTGAAGGCAAAAAAGAATCTATAGAAGCTCTTTCTAAATTTCCATTTATTCATAAAGAGGTAGTCTTACTCGGTGAAAAACTTGAGAAAAACTCTATTTCTCTTAAGGAAATAATTCAATTTTCTGAATATGACGAAGAGAATTTACCAAAATATAGTGAAGAAAGAGATGTCTTAATTGTTACTATAAATGAGCTAAAAAATCTAATTAAAAATGAAGAGAAAATCTATCAAAGCTATAGAGGCAAATTAGATTCAGAAGACAAAAAGCAGGAAATGCTAAATAAGGTTAAACAGAATAAAGAAGAAATTAGTAAAAAGATTCAAGAAATCAGATTATCTAATAAGCTTATTAGAAAACTTGCAAGAAGAATCGAAAGATCTATAAACAAAATAAATGATAAATTAACCTTTATCAAGCAAAATGAAATGCTATTCAAGCAAATGTCTAAAAAATCTATTTTAACAGAAAGCGAACAGCTTGAAGTTCAAGATCTTGACCGACAAATTCGTGCAAACTATAAAACTGCTAGAAAATTAGAACAAGAGCTAGGATTACCGCAAGCAGATATCTTTAAATATTATAATCAACTCAGAAGAGGACAGGCAAAAGATAAAAGAGCAAAAGATGATCTTGCTCGTGCTAACTTAAGGCTTGTTGTTAATATAGCAAAAAAATATGTCAATAGAGGGTTACATTTCCTTGACCTAATTCAAGAAGGTAATATAGGATTGATGAAAGCTGTAGAAAAATTTGAATTTGAAAGAGGATATAAATTCTCTACTTATGCTACATGGTGGATTAGACAAGCTATTACAAGAGCAATTGCCGATCAATCACGTACTATAAGGGTTCCTGTTCATATGGTAGAAACTCTTAATAAAATTAATAAAATAAAGAGAGTATTTATACAAGAACATGGAAGAGAGCCTTCTTATGCAGAACTTTCAAAAGAGTTAAATATAGATGAAAAGAAAATTAAAAATATAATTAAGATCTCAAAAGAGCCTATTTCCTTAGAAACGCCTGTAGGAGATAGTGAAGATGCTTATATCAAAGACTTTATTGAAAGTGAAAATGATTTCTCTCCTGCTGATACAGTTGCAAACACAGATTTAAAAGAAAGAGTACGAGAAGTATTAAAAACTTTAACTCCGCGTGAAGAAAAAGTTCTAAAAATGAGATTTGGTATTGATGTAGCCTCAGAACATACTTTAGAAGAAGTTGGTAAAGATTTCTCAGTAACAAGAGAGAGAATTAGGCAAATAGAAGTTAAAGCTTTAAGAAAATTAAGACATCCTTCAAGAAGTAAGAAATTACAAACGTTCTTTGAAAAAGAAATACTTTTACCAGAAGAACCTGATGATGAAAATATAGATGACGAATAA
- a CDS encoding hemolysin family protein — protein MEPPVASTTSAELILLLIALIICSILSFLETSITALRMFRLKEISKTTTKYKSLINTLENNPSRILITILLAYNLANVVAAVLSNQIIEKLTRALNISDKVGFIVGILITSTTILIVDLIPKNLATRNDKFLKSTLGITNILYVGLYPFVELLSKLTDSIASLLLGKESDKNAYHESENEIRFLIDYVYEKGLIDVNKSNMLKSIFDLSTKTVKEVMVPETDIISISTDNNKEEIIDVFAKYQLTRLPVYQSNSDNIVGMLHQKDFFQLISKNDLRSWKEVVRPLVFIPESARLLKVLKELREQRMHMAIVLNEFGVITGLVSLEDVIEEIVGEIQDEFEPQKDKIISLKSNSWLINASIELKELNNFFNIEFEAHHSLTLAGFLTEHFQYMPKKGERLSYKNLNFQIQQASHKRIYQVLVYQNEIPDLNELEQIHN, from the coding sequence ATGGAACCTCCGGTTGCTAGCACTACAAGCGCTGAATTGATTTTGCTATTAATAGCACTTATAATTTGTTCAATCCTATCATTTTTAGAAACTAGTATTACAGCTCTAAGGATGTTTAGATTAAAAGAGATATCAAAAACAACTACAAAATATAAGTCTTTAATCAATACTCTTGAAAATAATCCAAGCAGAATTTTGATAACTATATTACTTGCTTATAATTTGGCAAACGTAGTTGCAGCGGTATTAAGCAATCAAATAATAGAAAAACTAACAAGAGCATTAAACATATCTGATAAAGTAGGATTTATTGTAGGAATCTTGATAACTAGTACAACTATATTAATAGTTGATTTGATACCTAAAAACTTGGCAACACGTAATGATAAGTTTTTAAAATCAACTTTAGGTATAACTAATATTCTTTATGTAGGACTATATCCATTTGTAGAATTGCTTTCAAAATTAACTGATTCTATAGCTTCTTTATTATTAGGCAAGGAGAGCGATAAAAATGCCTATCACGAATCTGAAAATGAGATAAGGTTTTTAATAGATTATGTTTATGAAAAGGGTTTAATAGATGTAAACAAAAGCAATATGTTAAAAAGTATATTTGATCTTAGTACAAAAACAGTAAAAGAAGTCATGGTACCGGAGACTGATATAATTTCTATAAGTACCGACAATAATAAAGAAGAAATTATAGATGTATTTGCCAAATATCAATTAACAAGATTGCCTGTTTATCAAAGTAATTCTGATAATATAGTAGGGATGCTACATCAAAAAGATTTCTTTCAATTAATTTCTAAAAATGATTTAAGATCATGGAAAGAAGTTGTAAGACCATTAGTATTCATTCCTGAAAGCGCTAGATTACTAAAAGTCCTTAAAGAATTACGTGAACAAAGAATGCATATGGCTATTGTACTTAACGAATTTGGCGTTATAACAGGTCTAGTTTCTCTTGAAGATGTTATAGAAGAAATAGTTGGTGAAATACAGGATGAATTTGAGCCACAAAAAGATAAGATCATAAGTTTAAAATCCAATAGTTGGTTAATAAATGCAAGCATAGAATTAAAAGAATTAAATAACTTTTTTAATATAGAATTTGAAGCTCATCATTCTTTAACGCTAGCTGGATTTTTAACAGAACATTTTCAATATATGCCTAAAAAGGGCGAGCGATTATCTTATAAAAACCTTAATTTTCAAATTCAGCAAGCAAGCCATAAAAGAATATATCAAGTTCTGGTTTATCAAAATGAAATCCCTGATTTAAATGAATTAGAACAAATACACAATTAA